The following proteins come from a genomic window of Sorghum bicolor cultivar BTx623 chromosome 3, Sorghum_bicolor_NCBIv3, whole genome shotgun sequence:
- the LOC8056546 gene encoding peroxidase 25 encodes MAAPEMAALLLLSFTVILLRSSSVRSQGLQIGFYDSYCPDAEDIVRSTVEQYYDRDATIAPGLLRLHFHDCFVQGCDASVLISGSSSERSAPQNFGLRGFEVIDDAKSQLEAVCPGVVSCADILALAARDAVDLTGGPSWSVPLGRRDGRLSSASGANALPSPADPVSVQRKKFADQGLTDHDLVTLVGAHTIGQTDCQFFSYRLYNFTATGNADPTISQASLAQLRALCPPPSGGDPAGRRVALDQGSPGAFDVSFFKNVRDGGAVLESDQRLWSDAATQGVVQKYAGNVRGLFGLRFGYELPKAMVRMSSIGVKTGGQGEIRRRCSRVN; translated from the exons ATGGCAGCACCAGAAATGGCAGCTCTTCTCCTGCTTTCGTTCACTGTTATACTGCTGAGAAGTTCCTCTGTTCGTAGTCAAGGACTGCAGATCGGGTTCTACGACTCCTACTGTCCTGACGCCGAGGATATCGTGAGGTCGACTGTCGAGCAGTACTACGACAGGGATGCCACCATCGCCCCAGGCTTGCTCAGGCTACACTTCCATGACTGCTTTGTTCAG GGGTGCGACGCATCAGTCTTGATCTCTGGATCATCTTCAGAAAGGAGTGCACCACAGAATTTTGGGCTCAGGGGGTTTGAGGTGATAGATGACGCCAAGTCCCAGCTAGAAGCCGTGTGCCCTGGGGTGGTGTCATGCGCTGATATCCTTGCTCTCGCCGCGCGTGACGCTGTTGATCTG ACTGGTGGGCCAAGCTGGTCAGTGCCGCTGGGGAGAAGAGACGGGAGACTCTCGTCAGCTTCTGGCGCCAACGCCTTGCCATCGCCTGCCGATCCTGTATCCGTTCAGAGGAAGAAGTTCGCGGACCAGGGACTGACAGACCACGACCTCGTCACATTGGTAGGCGCTCACACGATCGGGCAGACCGATTGCCAGTTCTTCAGCTACCGGCTGTACAACTTCACGGCGACGGGCAACGCGGACCCGACCATCAGCCAGGCGTCGCTGGCGCAGCTCCGGGCGCTGTGCCCACCGCCCAGCGGCGGCGACCCGGCCGGGCGGCGGGTGGCGCTGGACCAGGGTAGCCCTGGCGCGTTCGACGTGAGCTTCTTCAAGAACGTCCGCGACGGCGGCGCGGTCCTGGAGTCGGACCAGCGGCTGTGGAGCGACGCCGCCACGCAGGGCGTGGTGCAGAAGTACGCCGGCAATGTTCGGGGACTCTTCGGCCTCAGGTTCGGGTACGAGCTCCCCAAGGCCATGGTGAGGATGAGCAGCATCGGGGTGAAGACCGGCGGGCAGGGCGAGATCAGGAGGAGGTGCTCCAGGGTCAACTGA
- the LOC8056544 gene encoding uncharacterized protein At2g34160, whose product MVVEEITEGVKNLAVAGDAAAASGGEGQRRGGGGSSNRIQVSNTKKPLFFYVNLAKRYMQQHGDVELSALGMAIATVVTVAEILKNNGFAVEKKIRTSTVEINDESRGRPFQKAKIEIILGKSDKFDELMAAAAEERGEVEDGEEQA is encoded by the exons ATGGTGGTGGAGGAGATCACCGAGGGCGTGAAGAacctcgccgtcgccggagaTGCGGCGGCGGCCTCAGGCGGAGAGGGGCAGAggaggggcggcggcggcagcagcaaccGCATCCAGGTGTCTAACACCAAGAAGCCCCTCTTCTTTTACGTCAACCTCGCCAAG AGGTATATGCAACAGCACGGCGATGTTGAGCTATCCGCTCTTGGAATGG CCATAGCGACAGTTGTGACCGTGGCAGAAATTCTGAAGAACAATGGATTTGCTGTTGAAAAGA AGATTAGGACATCTACTGTTGAAATAAACGACGAATCAAGAGGGCGTCCATTCCAAAAGGCCAAG ATTGAGATAATCTTGGGAAAGAGTGATAAATTTGATGAGTTGATGGCCGCTGCTGCGGAAGAGAGGGGAGAAGTGGAAGATGGTGAAGAGCAGGCTTGA
- the LOC8078477 gene encoding DCC family protein At1g52590, chloroplastic — protein sequence MAVAGQCSSCYYTSPTLQLQLQLHRRHGHLPQQPQAARRARWPRLQVAAAAGGGSIKAATDAEFFQPSDTRPIMLFDGVCNLCNGGVRFVREHDPNRSIRYIPLQSESGRKLLQRSGRSPDDISSVVLVEKDRSFIKSEAVLRIMEYLNLPFPQLAIFLNFIPLFLRDFAYDNVANNRYAMFGRSETEACEIL from the exons ATGGCAGTCGCCGGGCAGTGCTCCTCCTGCTACTATACGTCACCCACCCTGCAGCTGCAGCTCCAGCTCCACCGACGGCACGGCCACCTGCCGCAGCAGCCCCAAGCCGCACGAAGAGCGCGGTGGCCGAGGTTGCAGGTGGCCGCAGCTGCCGGCGGCGGGTCCATCAAGGCGGCCACGGACGCCGAGTTCTTCCAGCCTTCCGACACCAGGCCCATCATGCTCTTCGACG GCGTCTGCAACCTCTGCAACGGGGGCGTCCGGTTCGTGCGGGAGCACGACCCCAACAG GAGCATCAGGTACATACCGCTGCAGAGCGAGTCCGGGAGGAAGCTCCTGCAGAGGTCAGGGAGGTCCCCTGACGACATCTCCAGTGTTGTTCTCGTCGAGAAAGACAG GTCATTCATCAAGTCTGAAGCAGTGCTGAGGATAATGGAGTACCTCAACCTGCCCTTCCCGCAGCTCGCCATCTTCCTCAACTTTATCCCTCT GTTCTTGAGGGACTTCGCCTACGATAATGTCGCAAACAACAGGTACGCCATGTTTGGCCGCTCCGAAACAGAAGCATGTGAGATACTGTAA
- the LOC8078478 gene encoding polygalacturonase isoform X2 has product MNWNRLSPLRAFLHFLRQWHLNLTMILALKRTAVRHAFIMLLVLVWAIRSAQCHQQKYNVVRFHAAADGKTDDSQAFLATWQAACSDQARPIMVIPGRRTFLLSEVTFQGPCKSPITIQLDGNIVAPNHIWTTEQTNLLTIHGVDNLTLDGKGEIDGRGAIWWDCYNNKRCHTRPILLAFSLCNDLWVRNIRLKNSADKHMTLFQCNQALIDGVSITAPADSPNTDGITVASSNSTTISNCSIQSGDDCVSILSHTKNITVTHSTCGPGHGISVGSLGKSERAKVEQIVITNCSFVGTMNGVRIKSWQGGKGYAKGFLFASLNMTEVQYPIVIDQFYCPQGNCPTKPGGVAISDAKFIDIQGTSSEQEAIKLLCSQSVHCHGIYLSNVNLSWVNHTTPTNATILNAHGTTEGMVIPTIQFSESL; this is encoded by the exons ATGAATTGGAATAGGCTCTCACCATTGCGTGCATTCCTTCACTTCTTGCGTCAGTGGCACCTCAACTTAACCATG ATCCTCGCCTTGAAAAGGACTGCAGTAAGGcatgccttcatcatgttgcttGTACTTGTATGGGCCATTCGTTCGGCACAGTGCCACCAACAGAAATACAACGTCGTCAGGTTCCATGCGGCTGCGGATGGCAAGACAGATGATTCACAG GCTTTCTTGGCGACATGGCAAGCGGCGTGCAGCGATCAGGCCAGGCCAATCATGGTCATCCCAGGAAGAAGGACGTTCTTGTTGAGTGAGGTCACATTTCAGGGCCCGTGCAAGTCACCAATCACCATACAG CTGGACGGCAATATTGTAGCACCAAACCACATTTGGACTACTGAACAAACCAACCTCCTGACCATCCATGGCGTCGACAACTTGACCTTGGATGGGAAGGGCGAGATCGATGGCCGGGGTGCCATCTGGTGGGATTGCTATAACAACAAG AGATGCCACACCCGGCCTATT TTGCTGGCCTTCTCCTTGTGCAATGATCTATGGGTCAGAAATATACGGCTGAAGAATAGTGCAGACAAGCACATGACCTTGTTCCAGTGCAACCAGGCGCTCATTGACGGTGTCTCCATCACTGCGCCAGCTGATAGCCCTAATACAGACGGCATTACTGTGGCATCATCGAACAGCACCACCATCTCCAACTGTTCTATCCAAAGCG GTGATGACTGTGTATCAATCCTATCACACACAAAAAATATTACCGTTACTCACAGCACATGCGGGCCTGGTCATGGTATCAG TGTGGGAAGCCTCGGAAAATCAGAGAGAGCGAAGGTGGAACAAATTGTAATAACTAATTGCAGCTTTGTTGGAACTATGAATGGTGTAAGGATAAAATCCTGGCAG GGAGGGAAGGGATATGCAAAAGGATTCCTTTTTGCGAGCCTCAACATGACAGAAGTTCAGTATCCTATTGTCATCGACCAGTTCTACTGCCCGCAAGGAAATTGTCCTACAAAG CCTGGAGGCGTGGCAATAAGTGATGCAAAATTTATTGACATCCAAGGGACATCATCCGAGCAAGAAGCCATCAAATTATTATGCAGCCAAAGTGTTCATTGTCATGGCATCTATCTCAGTAACGTTAACCTTTCTTGGGTGAACCATACTACCCCAACAAATGCTACTATTCTGAATGCACATGGAACAACTGAGGGCATGGTGATACCAACAATACAGTTTTCAGAGAGTTTGTAG
- the LOC8056545 gene encoding embryo-specific protein ATS3A, which translates to MASSTVPPQRVALLALAVLYLSLPASSHPLPREAATAAAGEASEPDDAAAAVARRACTYTVQIKTSCSSPRSSADAVSLAFGDAYRNEVYAARLTPRYGFERCATDTFRVSGPCGYGVCYLYLRRSGRAGWTPEWVRVYEPATSATPSTFYYGDPLPDGVWYGFDRCVAAGAGAGAGTSSEPGAAAQAL; encoded by the coding sequence ATGGCCTCCAGCACCGTACCACCGCAGCGCGTCGCCTTGCTGGCGCTCGCCGTCCTCTACCTCTCCCTCCCCGCCTCGTCCCATCCGCTCCCGCGGGAAGCAGCTACGGCGGCGGCAGGCGAGGCGTCCGAGCCCGacgatgccgccgccgccgtggcgcgGCGCGCGTGCACGTACACGGTGCAGATCAAGACGAGCTGCTCGTCCCCGCGGAGCTCCGCGGACGCGGTGAGCCTCGCGTTCGGTGACGCGTACCGCAACGAGGTATACGCGGCGCGGCTGACGCCGCGGTACGGCTTCGAGCGCTGCGCCACGGACACGTTCCGGGTGTCCGGCCCCTGCGGCTACGGCGTCTGCTACCTCTACCTCCGCCGGTCGGGCCGCGCCGGGTGGACGCCCGAGTGGGTCAGGGTGTACGAGCCCGCGACGTCGGCCACGCCCTCCACCTTCTACTACGGCGACCCGCTCCCCGACGGCGTCTGGTACGGCTTCGACCGCTgcgtcgccgccggcgccggagccggagcgggCACCTCGTCCGAGCCTGGTGCCGCGGCGCAGGCGCTGTGA
- the LOC8078478 gene encoding probable polygalacturonase At1g80170 isoform X1 — MRVLEYFYKGKCWSIYHIGSMTLLPIQQRFHMILALKRTAVRHAFIMLLVLVWAIRSAQCHQQKYNVVRFHAAADGKTDDSQAFLATWQAACSDQARPIMVIPGRRTFLLSEVTFQGPCKSPITIQLDGNIVAPNHIWTTEQTNLLTIHGVDNLTLDGKGEIDGRGAIWWDCYNNKRCHTRPILLAFSLCNDLWVRNIRLKNSADKHMTLFQCNQALIDGVSITAPADSPNTDGITVASSNSTTISNCSIQSGDDCVSILSHTKNITVTHSTCGPGHGISVGSLGKSERAKVEQIVITNCSFVGTMNGVRIKSWQGGKGYAKGFLFASLNMTEVQYPIVIDQFYCPQGNCPTKPGGVAISDAKFIDIQGTSSEQEAIKLLCSQSVHCHGIYLSNVNLSWVNHTTPTNATILNAHGTTEGMVIPTIQFSESL, encoded by the exons ATGAGGGTGTTGGAGTATTTTTATAAGGGAAAGTGTTGGAGTATCTATCACATTGGGTCCATGACACTGTTGCCAATCCAACAACGATTTCACATG ATCCTCGCCTTGAAAAGGACTGCAGTAAGGcatgccttcatcatgttgcttGTACTTGTATGGGCCATTCGTTCGGCACAGTGCCACCAACAGAAATACAACGTCGTCAGGTTCCATGCGGCTGCGGATGGCAAGACAGATGATTCACAG GCTTTCTTGGCGACATGGCAAGCGGCGTGCAGCGATCAGGCCAGGCCAATCATGGTCATCCCAGGAAGAAGGACGTTCTTGTTGAGTGAGGTCACATTTCAGGGCCCGTGCAAGTCACCAATCACCATACAG CTGGACGGCAATATTGTAGCACCAAACCACATTTGGACTACTGAACAAACCAACCTCCTGACCATCCATGGCGTCGACAACTTGACCTTGGATGGGAAGGGCGAGATCGATGGCCGGGGTGCCATCTGGTGGGATTGCTATAACAACAAG AGATGCCACACCCGGCCTATT TTGCTGGCCTTCTCCTTGTGCAATGATCTATGGGTCAGAAATATACGGCTGAAGAATAGTGCAGACAAGCACATGACCTTGTTCCAGTGCAACCAGGCGCTCATTGACGGTGTCTCCATCACTGCGCCAGCTGATAGCCCTAATACAGACGGCATTACTGTGGCATCATCGAACAGCACCACCATCTCCAACTGTTCTATCCAAAGCG GTGATGACTGTGTATCAATCCTATCACACACAAAAAATATTACCGTTACTCACAGCACATGCGGGCCTGGTCATGGTATCAG TGTGGGAAGCCTCGGAAAATCAGAGAGAGCGAAGGTGGAACAAATTGTAATAACTAATTGCAGCTTTGTTGGAACTATGAATGGTGTAAGGATAAAATCCTGGCAG GGAGGGAAGGGATATGCAAAAGGATTCCTTTTTGCGAGCCTCAACATGACAGAAGTTCAGTATCCTATTGTCATCGACCAGTTCTACTGCCCGCAAGGAAATTGTCCTACAAAG CCTGGAGGCGTGGCAATAAGTGATGCAAAATTTATTGACATCCAAGGGACATCATCCGAGCAAGAAGCCATCAAATTATTATGCAGCCAAAGTGTTCATTGTCATGGCATCTATCTCAGTAACGTTAACCTTTCTTGGGTGAACCATACTACCCCAACAAATGCTACTATTCTGAATGCACATGGAACAACTGAGGGCATGGTGATACCAACAATACAGTTTTCAGAGAGTTTGTAG
- the LOC110433400 gene encoding phospholipase D alpha 1 produces MAQILLHGTLHATIFEAESLSNPHRASGGAPKFIRKLVEGIEDTVGVGKGSTKIYATIDLEKARVGRTRMISNEPINPRWYESFHIYCAHMAADVIFTVKIDNPIGASLIGRAYLPVTDLLDGEEIDKWLEICDENREPIGDSKIHVKLQYFDVFKDRNWARGVRSTKYPGVPYTFFSQRQGCKVTLYQDAHVPDNFVPKIPLADGKNYEPHRCWEDIFDAISKAQHLIYITGWSVYTEITLVRDTNRPKPGGDVTLGELLKRKASEGVRVNMLVWDDRTSVGLLKKDGLMATHDEETANYFHDTEVNCVLCPRNPDDSGSFVQDLQISTMFTHHQKIVVVDHELPNEGSQQRRIVSFIGGIDLCDGRYDTQYHSLFRTLDSVHHDDFHQPNFEGGSIKKGGPREPWHDIHSRLEGPIAWDVLYNFEQRWRKQGGKDLLVRLRDLSDIIIPPSPVMFPEDRETWNVQLFRSIDGGAAFGFPETPEEAARAGLVSGKDQIIDRSIQDAYINAIRRAKNFIYIENQYFLGSSYGWKAEGIKPEEIGALHLIPKELSLKIVSKIEAGERFTVYVVVPMWPEGVPESASVQAILDWQRRTMDMMYTDITQALQAKGIEANPKEYLTFFCLGNREVKQEGEYEPEEHPEPDTDYIRAQEARRFMIYVHTKMMIVDDEYIIIGSANINQRSMDGARDSEIAMGAYQPYHLATRQPARGQIHGFRMSLWYEHLGMLDDVFQRPESVECVQKVNRIAEKYWDLYSSDDLEQDLPGHLLMYPIGVTADGTVTELPGMENFPDTRARVLGNKSDYLPPILTT; encoded by the exons ATGGCTCAGATCCTGCTCCACGGCACGCTCCACGCCACCATCTTCGAGGCCGAGTCGCTCTCCAACCCGCACCGCGCCAGCGGCGGTGCCCCCAAGTTCATCCGCAAG CTTGTGGAAGGGATCGAGGATACCGTGGGTGTCGGCAAGGGCAGCACCAAGATATATGCTACCATTGATTTGGAGAAGGCCCGCGTCGGGCGTACACGTATGATCTCCAACGAGCCCATCAATCCTCGTTGGTACGAGTCCTTCCACATCTACTGCGCGCACATGGCCGCCGACGTCATCTTCACCGTCAAGATCGACAACCCCATTGGGGCGTCTCTCATCGGGAGGGCCTACTTGCCTGTCACGGACCTCCTGGACGGAGAGGAGATCGACAAGTGGCTTGAAATCTGTGATGAGAACCGCGAGCCTATTGGAGACAGCAAGATCCATGTGAAGCTTCAGTACTTTGATGTTTTCAAGGACCGCAATTGGGCGAGGGGTGTTCGGAGCACCAAGTACCCTGGTGTTCCTTACACCTTCTTCTCGCAGAGGCAGGGCTGCAAGGTTACTCTGTACCAGGACGCTCATGTCCCCGACAATTTCGTTCCTAAGATCCCGCTTGCTGATGGCAAGAACTATGAGCCACACAGGTGCTGGGAGGATATCTTTGATGCCATAAGCAAGGCCCAGCATTTGATTTACATCACTGGCTGGTCCGTGTACACCGAGATCACCTTGGTTAGGGACACCAACAGACCGAAACCTGGTGGTGACGTTACTCTTGGGGAGTTGCTCAAGAGGAAGGCCAGTGAAGGTGTCCGGGTCAATATGCTAGTGTGGGATGATAGGACTTCAGTTGGTTTGCTTAAGAAGGATGGCTTGATGGCTACCCATGATGAGGAGACTGCAAATTACTTCCATGACACAGAAGTCAACTGTGTTCTGTGCCCTCGCAACCCTGATGATTCTGGCAGCTTTGTTCAGGATCTGCAGATATCAACTATGTTCACACACCATCAGAAGATAGTAGTAGTTGACCATGAGCTGCCAAACGAGGGCTCCCAGCAAAGAAGGATAGTCAGCTTCATTGGTGGCATTGACCTTTGTGATGGAAGGTATGATACTCAGTACCACTCCTTGTTTAGGACACTTGACAGTGTCCATCATGATGACTTCCACCAGCCAAACTTTGAGGGTGGATCAATCAAGAAAGGTGGTCCAAGAGAGCCATGGCATGATATCCATTCACGGCTGGAAGGGCCTATTGCTTGGGATGTTCTTTACAACTTTGAGCAGAGATGGAGGAAGCAGGGTGGCAAGGACCTCCTTGTACGTCTCAGGGATCTTTCTGACATCATTATTCCCCCTTCTCCTGTGATGTTCCCGGAGGACAGAGAAACATGGAATGTTCAGCTCTTCAGATCCATTGATGGTGGTGCTGCTTTTGGGTTCCCTGAGACTCCTGAGGAAGCTGCAAGAGCTGGCCTTGTGAGTGGAAAGGATCAAATCATCGATCGGAGTATCCAGGATGCATACATAAATGCCATCCGAAGGGCGAAGAACTTCATCTACATTGAGAATCAGTACTTCCTTGGAAGTTCATATGGCTGGAAGGCCGAAGGCATCAAGCCGGAAGAAATTGGTGCTCTTCACTTGATTCCGAAGGAGCTCTCATTGAAGATTGTCAGCAAGATTGAAGCTGGGGAACGGTTTACTGTTTATGTTGTGGTGCCAATGTGGCCTGAGGGTGTTCCAGAAAGTGCTTCTGTTCAGGCAATCCTTgactggcaaaggagaacaatggATATGATGTACACTGACATCACACAAGCTCTCCAAGCCAAGGGAATTGAAGCAAATCCCAAGGAATATCTCACTTTCTTCTGCTTAGGTAACCGCGAGGTGAAGCAGGAGGGAGAATATGAACCTGAGGAACACCCAGAACCTGACACTGATTACATCCGGGCTCAAGAGGCTAGGAGGTTTATGATCTATGTTCATACCAAAATGATGATAG TGGACGATGAGTACATCATCATTGGGTCTGCCAACATCAACCAGAGGTCCATGGACGGTGCCAGGGACTCTGAAATCGCCATGGGCGCATACCAGCCGTACCACCTGGCGACCAGGCAGCCTGCCCGTGGCCAGATCCACGGCTTCCGGATGTCTCTGTGGTACGAGCACCTGGGAATGCTGGATGATGTCTTCCAGCGCCCTGAGAGTGTGGAGTGTGTGCAGAAGGTGAACAGGATCGCCGAGAAGTATTGGGATCTATACTCGAGCGACGACCTGGAGCAGGATCTCCCAGGCCACCTCCTCATGTACCCAATCGGTGTCACTGCCGACGGCACCGTTACTGAGCTTCCGGGGATGGAGAACTTCCCTGACACCCGTGCCCGTGTCCTCGGCAACAAGTCGGATTACCTTCCACCCATCCTCACCACATAG